Proteins co-encoded in one Paracrocinitomix mangrovi genomic window:
- the metK gene encoding methionine adenosyltransferase: MSYLFTSESVSEGHPDKVSDQISDALIDYFMAFDPQSKVACETLVTTGLVVLAGEVKSSAYLDVQEIARNTIAKIGYTKSEYQFDAKSCGVISAIHEQSDDINRGVDRDDPMEQGAGDQGMMFGYATKETENYMPLALDLSHKILQVLADLRRENKEITYLRPDAKAQVTIEYSDDNVPQRIDAIVVSTQHDDFSNNDEEMLAKIKSDIINILIPRVKSQLSADLQGLFNSDIKYHINPTGKFVIGGPHGDTGLTGRKIIVDTYGGKGAHGGGAFSGKDPSKVDRSGAYATRHIAKNLVAAGVADEVLVQVSYAIGVVEPMGIFVETYGTSNIDMTDGEIAAKVAEIFDMRPAAIEQRLKLRNPIYSETAAYGHMGRNSETKKLTFTNGGQSKTVEVETFTWEKLDYVDKVKSAFGL, translated from the coding sequence GAAGGACATCCTGACAAAGTATCTGATCAAATTTCAGATGCATTAATCGATTATTTCATGGCTTTTGATCCACAATCAAAAGTAGCTTGTGAAACACTTGTAACTACTGGGTTAGTAGTGCTTGCAGGAGAAGTAAAATCATCTGCTTATTTGGATGTACAAGAAATTGCCAGAAATACAATTGCTAAAATTGGATACACAAAATCTGAATATCAGTTTGATGCGAAGTCATGTGGTGTTATTTCGGCAATTCATGAGCAATCAGATGACATTAACAGAGGTGTAGATAGAGATGATCCAATGGAGCAAGGAGCAGGAGATCAAGGAATGATGTTTGGTTATGCTACCAAAGAAACTGAAAATTATATGCCTTTGGCGCTAGACCTTTCGCATAAAATTTTGCAAGTGCTGGCTGATTTAAGAAGAGAAAATAAAGAAATTACTTATTTGAGACCTGATGCAAAGGCTCAAGTAACTATTGAATATTCAGACGATAATGTTCCTCAAAGAATTGATGCAATCGTAGTGTCTACTCAACATGATGATTTTAGCAATAATGATGAGGAGATGTTGGCGAAAATTAAATCAGATATTATCAATATCTTGATTCCTAGAGTAAAAAGTCAACTTTCTGCTGATTTACAAGGTTTATTCAACAGTGACATCAAATATCACATTAATCCTACAGGAAAATTTGTGATTGGTGGACCTCACGGTGACACTGGATTAACAGGTAGAAAAATTATCGTTGATACTTACGGAGGAAAAGGAGCTCACGGTGGTGGTGCATTCTCAGGAAAAGATCCTTCTAAGGTGGATAGATCTGGTGCTTATGCTACAAGACACATTGCTAAAAACCTTGTTGCTGCAGGTGTAGCTGACGAAGTTTTGGTGCAAGTTTCTTATGCAATTGGTGTTGTTGAACCAATGGGAATTTTCGTTGAAACTTACGGAACTTCAAACATAGACATGACTGATGGTGAAATCGCAGCTAAAGTTGCTGAGATTTTTGACATGCGTCCTGCTGCTATTGAACAAAGACTTAAATTGAGAAATCCAATTTATTCTGAAACTGCTGCTTACGGTCACATGGGAAGAAATTCTGAAACTAAAAAATTGACTTTTACTAATGGTGGTCAATCAAAAACAGTTGAGGTAGAAACTTTCACTTGGGAAAAATTAGATTACGTAGATAAAGTAAAATCTGCTTTTGGATTGTAA
- a CDS encoding T9SS type A sorting domain-containing protein yields the protein MKNSKNQLVLLFFHLLIGLSATAQNYRPLLKHFNEWHVVTCNNGCTEDVYFTDKDTLINGDHFHVLDGYHYISRTFLLREDTNDRQVFLYKIWDDKNSQEFLIYDFSLAVGDSVEIHNPISPLPSDPGYFRLDSTEWITLDDGEDYKFFYLTALNPGQAGTNNTIWVEGIGSLSLINTPGSMPLYDGAGNLSCFFNQLTLHYSDTDSIPNGCVQVNTDLGLLDAIADEHFKIYPNPANKQIQIELNTTLKPSFIKLVDSRGKIVYQNDEGSIEPIDVSVLENGLYFVHLKGEHFNETRKIIIQH from the coding sequence ATGAAAAACAGCAAAAATCAACTAGTATTATTGTTTTTTCACCTTTTAATTGGGCTAAGTGCAACAGCTCAGAACTATCGCCCTTTGTTAAAACATTTTAACGAATGGCATGTTGTTACTTGCAACAATGGTTGTACAGAAGATGTTTATTTCACGGACAAAGACACCCTTATAAATGGGGATCATTTTCATGTATTGGATGGATATCATTATATCTCCAGAACATTTTTACTGAGAGAAGACACTAATGATAGGCAGGTTTTTCTGTATAAAATATGGGACGATAAAAACAGTCAGGAGTTTTTGATTTATGATTTTTCGTTAGCAGTTGGTGATTCTGTTGAGATTCACAATCCCATTAGCCCTTTACCTTCAGATCCCGGATATTTTAGATTAGATTCTACTGAATGGATCACATTGGATGATGGTGAAGATTACAAGTTCTTTTATTTAACTGCGCTTAACCCGGGTCAGGCTGGCACAAACAACACCATTTGGGTAGAAGGAATAGGTTCGTTGTCTTTAATTAATACTCCGGGTAGTATGCCCTTGTATGATGGTGCAGGTAATTTGAGCTGTTTTTTCAATCAACTGACTTTACACTATTCAGATACAGACTCTATTCCCAACGGTTGTGTGCAAGTGAATACAGATTTAGGTTTGTTAGATGCTATAGCAGATGAACATTTCAAAATTTACCCCAATCCTGCCAACAAGCAAATTCAAATTGAATTAAACACTACATTAAAACCGAGCTTCATTAAACTGGTAGATTCCAGAGGAAAAATTGTATATCAAAACGACGAAGGTTCAATCGAGCCCATTGATGTTTCTGTACTTGAAAACGGCCTATATTTTGTTCATTTGAAAGGCGAACATTTTAACGAGACAAGGAAAATAATTATCCAACATTAA